Proteins found in one Amycolatopsis aidingensis genomic segment:
- the rho gene encoding transcription termination factor Rho, which translates to MSNTDLLSGEVDPQTAAQNEKADTEGSGEQAPQANGTATPKRRPGGLSGMVIADLRKLATELGVGDTTGMRKGDLIAAIRERQGKSKRRTGGDTLPLDGISADESEQPNAEQTKADAKAETKAGSADDKVERKPDAGTETKAEAKAKAEPKARPEQGDTAPAEAGGTAGEATKATKQAQQPAKQAEQGGPADQAPSGGQQGEEGGRSRRRRGGSGRSGGSGDSGGGQDGGDQRGDQRGDQRGEQRGDQRKQNDRQNNNQRNQGQQGNRGGQDEDDDERGGRRGRRFRDRRRRGGRGEGSGSPDTEIREDDVLLPVAGILDVLENYAFVRTSGYLAGPNDVYVSLSLVRKYGLRRGDAITGVVRQPREGEQQRQKFNPLVRVDSINGLEPDQAKKRPEFTKLTPLYPNERLRLETTSNKLTTRVIDLVMPVGKGQRALIFSPPKAGKTTILQDIANAVTTNYPECHLMVVLVDERPEEVTDMERSVNGEVIAATFDRPPSDHTTLAELAIERAKRLVEMDYDVVVLLDSVTRLGRAYNLAAPASGRILSGGVDSTALYPPKRFLGAARNIENGGSLTIFATALVETGSTGDSVIFEEFKGTGNAELKLDRKIADKRTFPAVDVNPSSTRKEELLLSPDELAVHNKLRRVLHALDSQQAIDLLLDRLRKTKTNIEFLMQVSKTAPGQDED; encoded by the coding sequence GTGAGCAACACCGATCTTTTGAGCGGCGAAGTGGACCCCCAGACGGCAGCCCAGAACGAGAAGGCAGACACCGAGGGCTCCGGGGAGCAGGCGCCGCAGGCGAACGGCACTGCCACGCCGAAGCGCCGTCCCGGTGGACTCTCCGGTATGGTCATCGCTGACCTGCGGAAACTCGCCACCGAGCTGGGCGTGGGGGACACGACCGGCATGCGCAAGGGGGATCTGATCGCCGCGATTCGCGAGCGGCAAGGCAAGAGCAAGCGCCGCACCGGAGGGGACACCCTGCCACTCGACGGCATCAGTGCCGACGAGTCGGAGCAGCCGAACGCCGAGCAGACCAAGGCGGACGCGAAGGCCGAGACCAAGGCCGGCAGCGCCGACGACAAGGTCGAAAGGAAACCCGACGCCGGGACCGAGACCAAGGCCGAAGCGAAGGCCAAGGCCGAGCCGAAGGCGCGCCCCGAGCAGGGCGACACGGCTCCGGCCGAGGCGGGCGGCACGGCAGGGGAGGCCACCAAGGCCACCAAGCAGGCCCAGCAGCCCGCGAAGCAGGCCGAGCAGGGCGGTCCGGCCGACCAGGCCCCTTCCGGCGGCCAGCAGGGCGAGGAAGGCGGCCGTTCGCGGCGGCGCCGGGGTGGATCCGGCCGTTCGGGCGGTAGCGGCGACTCCGGTGGCGGCCAGGACGGCGGCGACCAGCGAGGTGACCAGCGAGGTGACCAGCGCGGCGAGCAACGGGGCGACCAGCGCAAGCAGAACGATCGCCAGAACAACAACCAGCGCAACCAGGGCCAGCAGGGCAACCGTGGTGGTCAGGACGAGGACGATGACGAGCGGGGCGGCCGCAGGGGCCGCCGGTTCCGGGACCGTCGGCGCCGGGGCGGCCGCGGCGAGGGCAGCGGCAGCCCGGACACCGAGATCCGTGAGGACGACGTCCTGCTGCCCGTCGCGGGGATCCTCGACGTGCTGGAGAACTACGCCTTCGTCCGCACCTCGGGCTACCTCGCCGGGCCGAACGACGTGTACGTCTCGCTCTCCCTGGTGCGCAAGTACGGCCTGCGCCGCGGGGACGCGATCACCGGGGTGGTGCGCCAGCCGCGGGAGGGCGAGCAACAGCGGCAGAAGTTCAACCCGCTGGTGCGGGTGGACAGCATCAACGGCCTGGAGCCGGATCAGGCGAAGAAGCGTCCCGAGTTCACCAAGCTGACCCCGCTGTACCCGAACGAGCGGCTGCGGCTGGAGACCACGTCGAACAAGCTGACCACCAGGGTCATCGACCTGGTGATGCCGGTCGGCAAGGGGCAGCGCGCGCTGATCTTCTCGCCGCCGAAGGCCGGTAAGACGACGATCCTGCAGGACATCGCCAACGCGGTCACCACGAACTACCCGGAATGCCATCTGATGGTCGTGCTCGTGGACGAGCGGCCGGAAGAGGTCACCGACATGGAACGGTCGGTGAACGGCGAGGTGATCGCGGCCACCTTCGACCGGCCGCCCTCGGACCACACCACGCTGGCCGAGCTCGCCATCGAGCGGGCCAAGCGGCTGGTGGAGATGGACTACGACGTGGTCGTGCTGCTGGACTCGGTGACCAGGCTCGGCCGCGCCTACAACCTGGCGGCCCCGGCATCCGGCCGGATCCTCTCCGGTGGTGTGGACTCCACCGCGCTGTACCCGCCGAAGCGGTTCCTCGGCGCGGCCCGCAACATCGAGAACGGCGGCTCGCTGACCATCTTCGCCACCGCGCTGGTGGAGACCGGTTCCACCGGTGACTCGGTGATCTTCGAGGAGTTCAAGGGCACCGGTAACGCCGAGCTGAAGCTGGACCGCAAGATCGCCGACAAGCGGACCTTCCCCGCGGTGGACGTGAACCCGTCCAGCACCCGCAAGGAGGAGCTGCTGCTGTCGCCGGACGAGCTCGCGGTGCACAACAAGCTCCGCCGGGTGCTGCACGCGCTGGACTCGCAGCAGGCCATCGACCTGCTGCTGGACCGGCTGCGCAAGACGAAGACCAACATCGAGTTCCTGATGCAGGTCTCCAAGACGGCGCCGGGCCAGGACGAGGACTGA
- a CDS encoding TIGR03086 family metal-binding protein: protein METNEILDRYRRTQDTFDAVLAAVPPQQWNAASACELWTVRDVVGHVIWGQEVLHHHAKGQEYTERTGPPGSENPGELAGDDPLAAWRATRKAAADLLTDEILDRPAPPRFASGRPDTKLTDTLALLTLDTLVHTWDIGSALGMDVRLEPDLVAPSFSLARLIITRTPSTFGPRLAPPPDADQQTRFLAFLGRSA from the coding sequence ATGGAAACCAACGAAATCCTGGATCGCTACCGGCGGACACAGGACACCTTCGACGCGGTACTCGCCGCTGTCCCACCGCAACAATGGAACGCGGCCTCGGCGTGCGAACTCTGGACGGTACGCGACGTGGTGGGTCACGTCATCTGGGGGCAGGAAGTTCTGCACCATCACGCGAAGGGCCAGGAGTACACGGAACGAACCGGCCCACCGGGATCCGAGAATCCCGGCGAACTCGCAGGCGACGACCCGCTGGCCGCGTGGCGCGCGACCCGCAAAGCAGCCGCCGACCTCCTCACCGACGAGATACTCGACCGGCCCGCCCCACCGAGGTTCGCGTCCGGGCGCCCCGACACGAAGCTCACGGACACCCTGGCGTTGTTGACCCTCGACACCCTGGTACACACCTGGGATATCGGCTCCGCGCTCGGCATGGACGTACGCCTGGAGCCCGATCTCGTCGCACCGTCGTTCTCCCTTGCCCGTTTGATCATCACCCGCACGCCGAGCACCTTCGGTCCCAGGCTGGCCCCGCCACCGGACGCCGACCAGCAGACCCGGTTTCTGGCCTTCCTCGGCCGATCGGCCTGA
- a CDS encoding non-ribosomal peptide synthetase encodes MRLSLGQERLWLMQQLDRTSGAYNIPIVLRFHEGVDFEALQRAFDALVERHPVLRWTFDVDESGMPVATPLADFRIPVTRRTAGTGGNEWQAHAGELAAEPFDLAAAPPVRAMVVECSDGSAVLCMVFHHIIIDGRSLQIVTEDVISLYRSPTPEPIDVTYEDFVAWQRSGTDDEATAEHIAYWRKELDGFEPLRLPTDRPRSTDPGFASDHVYFELPAELTKTFSAFALRQRCALSSAVAAVFQALLSLHSGQEDVTIGTVLAGRDDRRFADVLGFFVNTVVLRSHITPSTSFRELIKLTRTKMTEAYAHQQAPFDQVVAEVQHERELGRNAIFDAVVVHNGELATLDEGEISPVPWAGVNTRFDLELVTHLQDGKLYGTLTFRSSLFHRSTVGRLVSRFVRLLEQGLENPDEPIFGALRGPLDYWRKQLDDAPAALELPTDRARPPVASYRGDSISFVVDSGVAKQLRDLSSRHGVTLFMTLLASFSLVLSRYARTTDVTVGAPPPGETGTERPTGFDDNTLVLRTDLSGDPTFGELLGRARETTLGAYAHQDVPFERLVEELVPQRDFSRHPLTQVALQLVHTPLSTVLPASTDAKPFDLECHLADRDGVLEARVDYNADLFDRVTIERFIQHFQQLLTSAGADPERPLSALSMMSESETRRLVETWNDTGTTLPAPATVPALFAEQVHHRPDATALTCDGESLTYAELDSRSNQLAHRLRTLGAGPETLVGVCLPRSIGQITALLAIVKTGAAYLPIDPEYPEERRQLLLTDSEAELVVTTDLIGDPTIDEEPATALDSGVGPRDLAYVIYTSGSTGRPKGVEIEHRAIIRLVTGLPEGILGPGEVLLHASAISFDAATFEIWGALLTGARCVISTERVLTARPLADAITRHRISTLWLTSSLFNHIVDEDTTALAGLRHLLVGGEALSVAHVRRAVTALPGIQVVNGYGPTECTTFATCHPVATPLPADANGIPIGRPIGNTRVYVLDEHGRLAPTGVPGELHVAGPGVARGYRGQPELTAEQFVTNPYDTTSDRLYRTGDIVRHNANGDIEYLGRADDQVKIRGYRIEPREVEAVLQAHPDIAQAAVIAREDTPGQRRLVAYLKASGNGVLDENTLRARLRNELPEYMVPAAFVSLPELPLTNNGKLDSRALPEPGGSRSDTAATFVRPQNPTEETLAEIWAGVLDLDAVGRDENFFDLGGHSLKAAQLVVRIQEKFRLNLPLRTLFQRPTIAKLAEEISGERRTSTTHIRSFDPQPVLRNILPEPLPPRGAGGLSDVLLTGATGFVGAYLVRELLTRTSGRVHCLVRAADEHAGWHRLRENLDRYGLWHDIDHERIVVVPGDLATPGLGLTTETFGRLADEVDLICHNGARVDALASYEQLEEANVGGTRELIRLAATTRLKQLQFVSTISAADESGGRSGYAETKAHAEQLVVAAHEHGIPAAVYRLPRIVGDSRTGQGNTRDIMLRVLRLILELGAAPDTELEEPWIAVDETAGLLARLGVEQPQDGSRFVLASQRPVRLTHLLGLLRSTGTVIDIRPVSEWLSMLETHSPEEHAILKLLFDSTPDTSDNGSSGDEFASIVVPSPDDSALLRYVDRMLVRSPSQAM; translated from the coding sequence ATGAGGTTGTCGCTCGGGCAGGAGCGTTTGTGGCTCATGCAGCAGCTCGACCGGACCAGCGGTGCGTACAACATTCCGATCGTGCTGCGGTTTCACGAGGGCGTCGATTTCGAGGCACTCCAGCGAGCGTTCGACGCGCTCGTCGAACGTCACCCGGTGCTCCGCTGGACGTTCGACGTGGACGAGTCGGGTATGCCGGTCGCGACACCGCTGGCGGACTTCCGCATTCCGGTAACACGAAGGACCGCCGGTACGGGCGGGAACGAGTGGCAGGCGCACGCGGGGGAGCTGGCCGCCGAACCGTTCGACCTCGCCGCCGCGCCGCCCGTGCGTGCCATGGTCGTCGAGTGCTCGGACGGATCGGCCGTGCTGTGCATGGTGTTTCACCACATCATCATCGACGGTCGCTCCCTCCAGATCGTGACCGAGGACGTCATCAGCCTCTACCGGTCGCCGACACCCGAGCCGATCGACGTGACATACGAGGACTTCGTCGCATGGCAGCGCTCCGGCACCGACGACGAGGCCACCGCGGAACACATCGCGTACTGGCGGAAGGAGCTCGACGGGTTCGAACCACTACGGCTGCCAACGGACCGGCCGCGATCGACTGATCCCGGATTCGCCAGCGATCACGTCTACTTCGAACTACCCGCCGAACTCACCAAGACTTTTTCCGCGTTCGCCCTGCGCCAGCGGTGCGCGCTCTCCAGTGCCGTCGCTGCGGTGTTCCAGGCGCTTTTGTCCCTCCATTCCGGACAAGAGGACGTGACGATCGGAACGGTGCTGGCCGGCCGCGACGACCGGCGGTTCGCCGATGTCCTCGGCTTTTTCGTGAACACAGTGGTGTTGCGTAGCCACATCACCCCGTCGACGTCGTTCCGCGAGCTGATCAAGCTGACACGCACCAAGATGACCGAGGCATACGCCCATCAGCAGGCACCGTTCGACCAGGTGGTCGCCGAGGTCCAGCACGAAAGGGAGCTGGGGCGCAACGCGATCTTCGATGCCGTTGTCGTGCACAACGGGGAACTGGCCACGCTCGACGAAGGCGAGATCTCCCCGGTGCCGTGGGCGGGCGTGAACACCCGGTTCGACCTGGAACTCGTCACACACCTGCAGGACGGCAAGCTGTACGGCACACTGACGTTCCGCTCCAGTCTGTTCCACCGCTCCACCGTCGGGCGGCTCGTCAGCCGGTTCGTCCGGCTCCTCGAACAGGGGCTGGAGAACCCAGACGAGCCGATCTTCGGAGCACTCCGCGGACCACTCGACTACTGGCGAAAACAACTCGACGATGCGCCCGCGGCACTGGAACTACCGACGGATCGCGCCCGTCCGCCGGTGGCGTCCTACCGCGGCGACTCGATCTCCTTCGTGGTGGACTCCGGTGTTGCCAAGCAGCTACGGGATCTGAGTAGCCGCCACGGCGTCACCCTGTTCATGACACTACTGGCGAGCTTCAGCCTCGTACTGTCCCGCTACGCACGCACCACCGACGTGACGGTCGGAGCACCCCCACCCGGAGAAACCGGCACCGAACGGCCGACCGGTTTCGACGACAACACGCTGGTGCTGCGTACCGACCTTTCCGGAGATCCCACCTTCGGCGAACTGCTGGGTCGCGCACGCGAGACCACGCTCGGCGCATACGCGCACCAGGACGTGCCCTTCGAACGCCTCGTCGAAGAACTGGTGCCGCAACGAGACTTCAGCCGCCACCCCCTCACTCAAGTCGCGCTCCAGTTGGTGCACACGCCGTTGTCGACCGTGTTGCCCGCCAGCACGGACGCGAAACCGTTCGATCTCGAATGCCACCTGGCGGACCGAGACGGCGTGCTGGAGGCGCGGGTCGACTACAACGCCGACCTGTTCGACCGCGTCACGATCGAACGGTTCATCCAACACTTCCAACAGCTACTCACCTCGGCCGGGGCCGACCCGGAGCGGCCACTGTCCGCCCTGTCGATGATGAGCGAATCCGAAACCCGGCGGCTGGTGGAAACCTGGAACGACACCGGCACAACGTTGCCGGCACCGGCGACCGTGCCCGCGCTGTTCGCCGAACAGGTCCACCACCGACCTGACGCGACCGCCCTGACCTGCGACGGGGAGTCGCTGACCTACGCCGAGCTCGACAGCCGATCGAACCAGCTCGCGCACCGGTTGCGAACCCTGGGCGCCGGACCCGAGACGCTCGTCGGAGTGTGCCTGCCACGTTCCATCGGCCAGATCACCGCGTTGCTCGCCATTGTCAAAACCGGCGCCGCGTACCTGCCGATCGATCCGGAGTACCCCGAGGAACGCAGGCAGCTCCTGCTCACCGACAGCGAAGCCGAACTGGTGGTCACCACCGACCTGATCGGCGATCCCACCATCGACGAGGAACCAGCGACCGCGCTCGACTCCGGAGTGGGGCCGCGGGACCTGGCCTATGTCATCTACACGTCCGGTTCGACCGGACGCCCCAAAGGCGTCGAAATCGAACACCGCGCGATCATCCGCCTCGTCACCGGGCTACCGGAAGGTATCCTCGGCCCCGGCGAGGTTCTCCTGCACGCATCGGCGATCTCCTTCGACGCCGCCACCTTCGAAATCTGGGGAGCCCTGCTCACCGGTGCCAGGTGCGTCATTTCGACCGAGCGGGTCCTCACCGCCCGGCCACTCGCCGACGCGATCACCCGCCACCGGATCAGCACGCTCTGGCTTACCTCGTCGTTGTTCAATCACATCGTCGACGAGGACACCACGGCGCTGGCCGGGCTGCGCCATCTGCTCGTCGGCGGCGAAGCGCTGTCCGTCGCCCATGTTCGCCGCGCCGTCACCGCACTGCCCGGCATCCAGGTCGTCAACGGCTACGGCCCGACCGAATGCACTACGTTCGCCACCTGCCACCCCGTCGCCACTCCTCTTCCCGCCGACGCCAACGGCATCCCCATCGGCCGCCCGATCGGCAACACCCGCGTGTATGTTCTCGACGAGCACGGCCGGCTGGCGCCGACCGGGGTGCCGGGAGAACTCCACGTGGCCGGACCCGGTGTCGCACGAGGCTATCGGGGGCAACCGGAACTGACCGCGGAGCAGTTCGTCACCAACCCGTACGACACCACCAGCGACCGGCTCTACCGGACCGGAGATATCGTCCGCCACAATGCCAACGGCGATATCGAGTACCTCGGACGGGCCGACGACCAGGTCAAGATCCGCGGCTACCGCATCGAGCCTCGGGAGGTCGAAGCCGTACTGCAGGCCCATCCGGACATCGCGCAGGCCGCCGTCATCGCCCGCGAGGACACCCCCGGCCAGAGGAGGCTCGTCGCCTATCTCAAGGCATCGGGGAACGGCGTTCTCGACGAGAACACTCTGCGTGCCCGCCTGCGAAACGAACTGCCGGAGTACATGGTGCCCGCGGCGTTCGTGTCACTCCCCGAGCTACCGCTGACCAACAACGGAAAACTGGACTCCAGGGCACTTCCCGAACCCGGCGGCAGCCGATCGGACACGGCCGCGACGTTCGTCCGGCCACAGAACCCGACCGAGGAAACGTTGGCCGAGATCTGGGCCGGAGTTCTCGATCTCGACGCTGTCGGCAGGGACGAAAACTTCTTCGACCTCGGCGGGCACTCTCTGAAGGCCGCACAACTCGTCGTCCGGATCCAGGAGAAGTTCCGCCTGAACCTGCCGTTGCGGACGCTGTTCCAACGGCCCACGATCGCCAAGCTGGCCGAGGAGATCAGCGGGGAGCGGCGGACAAGCACGACCCACATCCGCTCCTTCGATCCCCAGCCCGTGCTGCGCAACATCCTCCCGGAGCCGCTGCCGCCCCGCGGAGCCGGCGGACTCTCCGACGTCCTGCTCACCGGAGCCACTGGCTTCGTCGGGGCATACCTTGTCCGCGAGCTGCTGACACGGACCAGCGGGCGTGTGCACTGCCTCGTTCGGGCGGCGGACGAACACGCGGGATGGCATCGGCTGCGCGAGAATCTCGACCGCTACGGCCTGTGGCACGACATCGACCACGAGCGGATCGTGGTCGTTCCCGGTGATCTCGCAACTCCCGGGCTCGGGCTCACCACCGAGACTTTCGGCCGGCTGGCCGACGAAGTCGACCTCATCTGCCACAACGGCGCTCGGGTCGATGCGCTCGCCAGCTACGAACAGCTCGAGGAAGCCAACGTGGGTGGCACCCGTGAACTGATCCGGCTGGCGGCCACGACCCGGCTCAAGCAGTTACAGTTCGTGTCAACCATTTCCGCCGCCGACGAAAGTGGTGGCCGCAGCGGGTACGCGGAGACCAAGGCGCATGCCGAGCAGTTGGTCGTCGCCGCACATGAGCACGGAATACCGGCAGCGGTCTACCGGCTGCCCCGGATCGTCGGCGATTCGCGCACCGGACAGGGAAACACACGGGACATCATGTTGCGGGTGCTGCGGCTCATTCTCGAACTCGGCGCCGCACCGGACACCGAGCTGGAGGAACCCTGGATCGCGGTGGACGAGACAGCCGGTCTGCTCGCCCGGCTCGGCGTGGAGCAGCCGCAGGACGGCAGCCGGTTCGTGCTGGCGAGTCAGCGACCGGTACGTCTCACGCACCTGCTGGGCCTCCTGCGGAGCACCGGTACGGTGATCGACATCCGGCCGGTATCCGAGTGGCTCTCAATGCTCGAGACCCACTCGCCCGAGGAACACGCCATCCTGAAACTGCTGTTCGACTCCACTCCGGACACCTCCGACAACGGCTCGTCAGGTGATGAATTCGCCTCGATCGTCGTTCCGAGCCCGGACGACAGCGCGCTACTTCGCTACGTCGACAGAATGCTTGTCCGGTCCCCGTCGCAAGCCATGTGA
- a CDS encoding alpha-ketoacid dehydrogenase subunit beta: MSELPSPPPDLGYTHALNRALHAEMAADDDVFLLGEDVRVGASGVTSGLMPKFGPERVLDTPLSEQGFTSFGTGAAMAGKRPVIEFQISSLIYLVFEQIVNQAHKFSLMTGGQIQVPVTYLVSGSGSRFGWAGQHSDNPYSLLAHAGIKTVVPGRPADAYGLLRSAIRDPDPVAMFAPSSLLGSTDVPDSGEEEIVPLGEANVLREGGDLTIVAVGQHVGTALEVAESLSDRVDLEVVDPRTVYPFDWDCLRKSVNKTGRLVVIDDSNRMCGLGAEIIATAAEEFDLLAPPKRVCRPDGTVIPYALALDKELVPGPEQLTKSISAALNL; this comes from the coding sequence GTGAGTGAACTGCCATCTCCTCCGCCGGACCTCGGCTATACCCATGCGCTGAATCGCGCTTTGCACGCCGAGATGGCGGCGGACGACGACGTGTTCCTGCTCGGCGAGGACGTACGGGTCGGAGCGAGTGGGGTCACCTCGGGGTTGATGCCCAAGTTCGGCCCCGAGCGAGTGCTGGACACGCCCTTGTCCGAACAAGGTTTCACCAGTTTCGGGACCGGTGCCGCGATGGCGGGCAAGAGGCCCGTGATCGAATTCCAGATATCCTCGCTGATCTACCTGGTTTTCGAGCAGATAGTGAACCAGGCCCATAAGTTCTCGTTGATGACCGGTGGGCAGATTCAGGTACCTGTCACGTATCTCGTCTCGGGGTCGGGTTCGAGATTCGGGTGGGCGGGCCAACACTCGGACAACCCCTACAGCCTGCTTGCACATGCGGGGATCAAGACGGTGGTTCCGGGTAGGCCTGCGGACGCGTATGGACTGTTGCGTTCGGCGATCCGTGATCCCGACCCGGTCGCCATGTTCGCCCCTTCCTCGTTGCTGGGGTCGACGGATGTGCCCGACTCGGGAGAAGAGGAGATCGTGCCGCTGGGGGAGGCGAACGTCCTGCGAGAGGGCGGCGACCTGACGATAGTGGCGGTGGGACAGCACGTCGGTACGGCGCTCGAGGTCGCCGAAAGCCTCAGCGATCGGGTCGACCTCGAGGTTGTTGATCCGAGAACGGTTTATCCCTTCGATTGGGACTGCCTCCGCAAGTCGGTCAACAAGACCGGGCGCCTCGTCGTGATCGATGACTCGAACCGTATGTGCGGGCTGGGAGCGGAGATCATCGCGACGGCGGCCGAAGAGTTCGATCTGCTAGCACCGCCGAAGCGTGTCTGCAGGCCGGATGGCACTGTCATCCCGTATGCCCTTGCGCTCGACAAGGAATTGGTTCCTGGCCCCGAACAACTGACGAAGTCCATCAGCGCGGCGTTGAACTTGTAA
- a CDS encoding thiamine pyrophosphate-dependent dehydrogenase E1 component subunit alpha: MTREHQLALYRSMKLIREFEERCLEMAIAGEIVGGMHPYIGQEAVAVGVCSNLTERDFITSTHRGHGHVLAKGAESRRLLAELLGTLEGFNKGRGGSMHAADMRLGILGANGIVGAGGAIAAGAAWTAKARGNSEVVVSFFGDGAMSQGVLLEAFNLAAIWSLPVLFVCENNMYATSLRCDSGLAGNAARRAEGFGMVARTVDGMDVESVAGVAGELIERCRDGAGPAFLECLTYRFFGHHSVLEQLGVEFRDPDEVATWRKRDPIVSLGERLGDDAVAEIDAAVKNEIDEAVEFAKNAASPEPKDALMYLYSGTAAVRPGVVL; encoded by the coding sequence ATGACTCGTGAACATCAGCTGGCCCTGTACCGGTCCATGAAACTGATCCGAGAGTTCGAGGAGCGATGCCTGGAGATGGCGATCGCCGGTGAGATCGTCGGCGGTATGCATCCTTACATCGGGCAGGAAGCCGTGGCCGTAGGTGTATGCTCGAACCTGACGGAGCGGGATTTCATCACCAGCACTCATCGGGGGCACGGGCATGTGCTGGCAAAGGGGGCGGAATCCCGCCGTTTGCTCGCCGAACTTCTCGGCACCCTTGAAGGTTTCAACAAAGGTCGTGGCGGATCGATGCATGCCGCGGACATGCGGCTAGGTATCCTGGGCGCCAACGGGATCGTCGGAGCAGGCGGGGCAATAGCCGCCGGCGCCGCCTGGACCGCCAAGGCCCGCGGAAACTCGGAGGTCGTCGTCAGTTTCTTCGGCGACGGAGCGATGAGCCAGGGCGTCCTGCTGGAAGCATTCAACCTGGCCGCGATTTGGTCCCTGCCGGTACTGTTCGTTTGCGAGAACAACATGTACGCGACGAGCCTCAGGTGTGACTCGGGACTCGCGGGTAACGCCGCGCGGCGCGCCGAGGGCTTCGGGATGGTCGCACGCACGGTCGACGGCATGGACGTCGAGTCGGTGGCAGGCGTGGCCGGGGAACTGATCGAACGGTGTCGCGATGGTGCGGGCCCGGCGTTCCTGGAATGCCTGACCTACCGGTTCTTCGGTCACCACTCCGTACTCGAGCAACTAGGTGTCGAGTTCCGCGATCCCGACGAGGTGGCCACTTGGCGCAAGCGGGATCCGATCGTGTCGTTGGGCGAGCGGCTGGGCGATGACGCCGTCGCCGAGATCGATGCAGCTGTCAAGAACGAGATCGATGAGGCGGTTGAGTTCGCGAAGAACGCCGCATCGCCTGAGCCGAAGGACGCACTGATGTATCTGTACTCGGGAACGGCCGCGGTCCGGCCGGGGGTGGTCCTGTGA
- the thrB gene encoding homoserine kinase: MSDPGFRITVPASSANLGPGFDTFGLALGLHDVVEVQATGSGLEVEVADAGAGDVAAVPTDERHLVVRALRRTCALLGVEVPGLRLRCHNAIPHARGLGSSAAAVVAGIAAGFALAGKEPGGEQDTVLKLAAEFEGHADNAAASLLGGLVLAWCEGERFRARRLDPHPGVRPVLAVPAQRSATDETRGLLPAEVPHADAAFTAGRAALLVHAMTAAPELLLPATEDRLHQGYRAPAYPTTARLIDTLREHGIAATVSGAGPSVLALTADGIIPPTVDVSSFVLTELAVDLVGVRVVAA; encoded by the coding sequence ATGAGCGATCCTGGGTTCCGGATCACCGTCCCGGCCTCCAGCGCCAACCTCGGGCCGGGTTTCGACACCTTCGGCCTTGCGCTCGGCCTGCATGACGTGGTCGAGGTGCAGGCAACCGGGTCCGGCCTCGAGGTGGAGGTCGCCGACGCCGGCGCGGGCGATGTGGCCGCGGTGCCGACCGACGAGCGGCATCTCGTGGTGCGCGCCCTGCGCCGGACCTGCGCGCTGCTCGGCGTCGAGGTCCCCGGCCTGCGGCTACGCTGCCACAACGCCATCCCGCATGCCCGCGGCCTCGGTTCCTCCGCGGCGGCCGTGGTCGCCGGGATCGCCGCCGGGTTCGCGCTGGCGGGCAAGGAACCCGGCGGGGAGCAGGACACGGTGCTGAAGCTCGCGGCCGAGTTCGAGGGACATGCCGACAACGCGGCGGCCAGCCTGCTCGGCGGGCTGGTGCTCGCCTGGTGCGAGGGGGAGCGGTTCCGCGCCCGGCGGCTGGATCCGCATCCGGGGGTGCGGCCGGTGCTGGCTGTGCCCGCGCAGCGTTCCGCCACCGACGAGACACGCGGGCTGCTGCCCGCCGAGGTCCCGCATGCCGACGCCGCGTTCACCGCGGGCAGGGCCGCGTTGCTGGTGCATGCCATGACCGCGGCGCCCGAGCTGCTGCTGCCCGCCACCGAGGACCGGTTGCACCAGGGCTACCGGGCCCCCGCCTATCCCACTACCGCCCGGCTGATCGACACGCTGCGTGAGCACGGTATCGCCGCCACGGTGTCCGGCGCGGGGCCCTCGGTGCTGGCCCTCACCGCCGACGGAATAATTCCCCCTACCGTGGACGTTAGCAGTTTCGTGCTGACCGAGTTAGCGGTCGACCTGGTCGGAGTGCGGGTTGTCGCCGCATGA